The Chryseobacterium shigense genome segment AATATATTTTCGCAAAAAATAATATTTTCCTGGCGTATCCTAAAAATTACAATCACTTTGTGAATTACTATAAAGAAACTTACCAGCATGGAGGAATTTCACTGGAAGAATGTATTATTCCTATCAGCATTTTAGAACCCAAGTAGTTTTTTTCATAGTTTATTTAAAATTTTGGGTTCAAGGCGGCAAAAATCGAATGATTTTTGCCGCTTCTTTTTTTTACAACCGCTTTTAATAGTCTTAAAGAGTTCATATCTTAGCAAAAAAACGATGTTTATTATTTCGCTTACCTATAAAACAGCCCTCGAAAATGTGGAGCGTTTTATTCCGGAACACAATGATTTTCTTGACAAATATTACAGTTCCGGAAACTTTATCGCTTCGGGCAGAAAAGAGCCAAGAATTGGAGGAACCATACTTGCAAACGCTTCTTCCAGAAATGAGGTTGAAGAGATTATTAAGGAAGATCCTTTTTATATCCATCAGATAGCTGATTATGAAATCACAGAATTTATTCCATCAAAATATAACGAACATTTTAAATTTTTTATCCAAAACTCATGAAGTTAATCACGTATAATGTTAACGGAATCAGAGCTGCCTTTACGAAAGATTTTCTGGGCTGGCTGAAGACTGCCGATCCGGATATTATCTGTATCCAGGAAAGTAAAGCCGGAAACGACCAGATAGATATTGAAAGTCTTGAAAAAAATGGTTATCACAGTTATTGGCACTCTGCGGTAAGAAAAGGCTATAGTGGCGTCGGAATTGCGTCAAAAATCAAACCCAATCATATTGAATATGGATGTGGTATTGAAAGCTACGATAATGAAGGCAGGATCATCCGTGCGGATTTTGACGGATATTCTGTTATTTCAGTGTATGTACCTTCCGCCAGTAATATTGACAGGCTGGAGTTTAAAATGCAGTTCTGCCATGATTTCCTGGTTTACATAAAAGAGCTGAGAAAAACGATTCCCAACCTTATTATTTCCGGTGATTTCAATATTTGCCATCAGGCTATCGATATTCATGATCCGGTCCGCTTAAAGAATGTTTCCGGGTTCCTTCCGATGGAAAGGGAATGGATGACCAGCTTCATTGAAGAATGTGAGCTGATTGACAGTTTCCGCTTTTTCAATAATGAACCGGACAATTATACCTGGTGGAGCTACAGACAGAATTCCAGAGCTAATAACAAAGGCTGGCGATTGGATTATAATTTTGCAACCTATACTTTGAAAGATAAGCTCTCACGGGCGGTCATTTTAAAGGAAGCGGTACATTCCGACCATTGTCCAGCATTACTGGAAGTAAATATATAAAACAACAAAAGCCAGCTGATACAGCTGGCTTTTAATTTAAATCATAAATTTAGTCGACAATTTCATATTCAACCGGAATGGTACCATGACTGATGTCTCCGATTTCATCGAACGCGGCCTTAGAAATATCTAATGCTCTTGATGAATGGAAAGGTCCTCTATCATTAATCCTTACTATTACCTGTTTTCCATTGTTCAGATTGGTAACTTTAATATTAGTACCAAACGGAAGCGTTCTGTTTGCAGCGGTGAACTTTGAATTACTAAAGATCTCTCCGCTTGCTGTTTTTCTACCGTTAAATTTATCGTGGTAGTACGATGCATAACTTGTTTT includes the following:
- a CDS encoding YciI family protein, translating into MFIISLTYKTALENVERFIPEHNDFLDKYYSSGNFIASGRKEPRIGGTILANASSRNEVEEIIKEDPFYIHQIADYEITEFIPSKYNEHFKFFIQNS
- a CDS encoding exodeoxyribonuclease III, coding for MKLITYNVNGIRAAFTKDFLGWLKTADPDIICIQESKAGNDQIDIESLEKNGYHSYWHSAVRKGYSGVGIASKIKPNHIEYGCGIESYDNEGRIIRADFDGYSVISVYVPSASNIDRLEFKMQFCHDFLVYIKELRKTIPNLIISGDFNICHQAIDIHDPVRLKNVSGFLPMEREWMTSFIEECELIDSFRFFNNEPDNYTWWSYRQNSRANNKGWRLDYNFATYTLKDKLSRAVILKEAVHSDHCPALLEVNI
- a CDS encoding septal ring lytic transglycosylase RlpA family protein → MMKRFILVIIMMISTLGVYSFTNNASDAKKTSYASYYHDKFNGRKTASGEIFSNSKFTAANRTLPFGTNIKVTNLNNGKQVIVRINDRGPFHSSRALDISKAAFDEIGDISHGTIPVEYEIVD